One window of Streptomyces sp. SUK 48 genomic DNA carries:
- a CDS encoding helix-turn-helix transcriptional regulator, whose translation MTDGYEDPGAAATAQLPAVVARVTALAERLGVTQAEVFDVARLSVACGVPEPVVKALLSGRPAGEPDVQARFLQRLGLLRRTRLKPNSRKYTQQEIADGAGMSRQQAGALINGDRRPTMEHCDALQRFFRVHAGFLTAEDPEALAGALQRTEQELLQKLADRERAAAGPAEDPLERLLQDHGVRGIAWRAAQLPTDQHRDKVAEWLDMLLESVKRPEG comes from the coding sequence GTGACGGATGGCTACGAGGATCCGGGCGCCGCGGCGACCGCCCAGCTGCCGGCCGTCGTCGCCCGCGTCACCGCGCTCGCCGAGCGCCTCGGGGTGACCCAGGCCGAGGTCTTCGACGTCGCGCGGCTCTCGGTCGCCTGCGGGGTGCCCGAGCCGGTGGTCAAGGCGCTGCTCAGCGGGCGTCCGGCGGGCGAACCCGATGTCCAGGCGCGGTTCCTCCAGCGCCTCGGGCTGCTGCGGCGCACCCGGCTGAAGCCGAACAGCCGCAAGTACACCCAGCAGGAGATCGCCGACGGCGCGGGCATGTCCCGGCAGCAGGCCGGTGCCCTGATCAACGGCGACCGGCGGCCCACCATGGAGCACTGCGACGCGTTGCAGCGCTTCTTCCGGGTGCACGCCGGGTTTCTGACGGCGGAGGACCCGGAGGCGCTCGCGGGCGCGCTCCAGCGCACCGAGCAGGAGCTGCTGCAGAAGCTGGCCGACCGGGAGCGGGCCGCGGCCGGGCCCGCCGAGGATCCGCTGGAGCGGCTGCTCCAGGACCACGGGGTGCGCGGAATCGCCTGGCGGGCCGCGCAGTTGCCGACCGACCAGCACCGGGACAAGGTCGCGGAATGGCTGGACATGCTCCTGGAGAGCGTGAAGCGGCCGGAGGGCTGA
- a CDS encoding 4'-phosphopantetheinyl transferase superfamily protein, with the protein MIEELLPESVVAVEALRDDPLWDSPLHPEEEVLVARAVAKRRREFAAVRGCARRAMEKLGIPPRPVVSGERGAPQWPAGIVGSMTHCDGYCAAALVRATDLVSLGIDAEPHGPLPDGVGASVFLPAETARLERLAEQRPAVHWDRILFSAKESVYKAWFPLTRTWLDFSEADITLRPSPDGAPHGTLHAELLVPGPLVGGRRLQVFDGRWAARDALVTTAVVIPHTA; encoded by the coding sequence GTGATCGAGGAACTGCTCCCGGAGTCGGTCGTGGCCGTGGAGGCACTCCGTGACGACCCGCTGTGGGACAGCCCCCTCCACCCGGAGGAGGAGGTGCTCGTGGCCCGCGCCGTGGCCAAGCGGCGCCGCGAGTTCGCCGCCGTGCGCGGCTGCGCCCGGCGCGCCATGGAGAAGCTCGGCATCCCGCCCAGGCCCGTGGTCAGCGGCGAGCGGGGCGCCCCGCAGTGGCCGGCGGGCATCGTCGGCAGCATGACCCACTGCGACGGCTACTGCGCCGCCGCGCTGGTCCGCGCCACCGACCTCGTCTCGCTGGGCATCGACGCCGAACCGCACGGACCGCTGCCCGACGGCGTCGGCGCCTCCGTCTTCCTGCCCGCCGAGACGGCCCGCCTGGAGCGGCTCGCCGAGCAGCGGCCCGCCGTGCACTGGGACCGCATCCTGTTCAGCGCCAAGGAGTCGGTGTACAAGGCGTGGTTCCCGCTCACCCGCACATGGCTGGACTTCTCCGAGGCCGACATCACCCTGCGCCCGTCACCCGACGGCGCCCCGCATGGCACCCTGCACGCCGAACTCCTGGTCCCCGGCCCGCTCGTGGGCGGCCGCCGGCTCCAGGTCTTCGACGGCCGCTGGGCCGCCCGGGACGCCCTGGTGACCACCGCGGTCGTCATCCCGCACACCGCCTGA
- a CDS encoding metallophosphoesterase, giving the protein MEPTAGPGQLLAISDLHISYPENRALVERLHPAGDEDWLIVAGDIAETVEDIRWTLATLAARFRKVLWTPGNHDLWTHPKDPVQLRGVARYEHLVQVCRELGVLTPEDPYPVWQGPGGPVAVAPLFLGYDYSFLPAGCTTKAEGLAYAESTGIVCNDEYLLHPDPYPSREAWCRDRVARTEERLAALPPDLPTVLANHYPLHRHPTEVLWHPEFAMWCGTELTADWHRRFRVATMVYGHLHIPRTTWHDGVRFTEVSVGYPREWRKRAQAPGTARRILPREEVEAGDRGTAPGVGRGRGGTP; this is encoded by the coding sequence GTGGAGCCGACGGCCGGTCCCGGCCAGTTGCTGGCCATCAGCGATCTGCACATCTCCTACCCGGAGAACCGGGCGCTCGTGGAGCGGCTGCACCCGGCGGGCGACGAGGACTGGCTGATCGTCGCGGGCGACATCGCGGAGACGGTGGAGGACATCCGCTGGACCCTCGCCACCCTCGCGGCCCGCTTCCGCAAGGTCCTGTGGACCCCGGGCAACCACGACCTGTGGACCCACCCGAAGGACCCCGTACAGCTGCGCGGCGTCGCCCGCTACGAGCACCTGGTCCAGGTCTGCCGCGAACTCGGCGTCCTCACCCCCGAGGACCCCTACCCGGTGTGGCAGGGCCCCGGCGGCCCGGTCGCCGTCGCCCCGCTGTTCCTCGGCTACGACTACAGCTTCCTGCCGGCCGGCTGCACCACCAAGGCCGAGGGCCTCGCCTACGCGGAGAGCACCGGGATCGTCTGCAACGACGAGTACCTGCTGCACCCCGACCCGTACCCGAGCCGCGAGGCATGGTGCCGCGACCGGGTGGCACGGACCGAGGAGCGGCTCGCGGCGCTGCCCCCGGACCTGCCGACCGTGCTGGCCAACCACTACCCGCTGCACCGGCACCCCACCGAGGTGCTGTGGCACCCCGAGTTCGCCATGTGGTGCGGCACCGAGCTGACCGCCGACTGGCACCGCCGGTTCCGCGTCGCCACCATGGTCTACGGCCATCTGCACATCCCCCGCACCACCTGGCACGACGGGGTCCGCTTCACCGAGGTCTCGGTGGGCTACCCCCGCGAGTGGCGCAAGCGTGCGCAGGCGCCGGGCACGGCGCGCCGCATCCTGCCGAGGGAGGAGGTGGAAGCCGGTGATCGAGGAACTGCTCCCGGAGTCGGTCGTGGCCGTGGAGGCACTCCGTGA
- a CDS encoding 6-phospho-beta-glucosidase, which yields MRLTILGGGGFRVPLVYGALLTDRAEGRVTEVVLHDLDPGRLHAVSRVLAEQAAERPDAPRVTTTTDLDEALRGADFVFSAIRVGGLAGRADDERVALAEGVLGQETVGAGGIAYGLRTVPVATDIARRVARLAPDAWVINFTNPAGLVTEAMSRYLGDRVIGICDSPVGLGRRVARVLGADPKDAFVDYVGLNHLGWVRGLRVAGRDELPRLLADPALLGSFEEGRLFGPDWLASLGAIPNEYLHYYYFNRETVRAYQEAELTRGAFLRDQQARFYAEAGHPDVSALDAWDRTRAEREATYMAENRETAGAGEREEEDLSGGYEKVALALMRAIARDARTTLILNVRNQGTLPSLDADAVIEVPCLVDANGAHPLATAPLPGHAAGLVASVKAVEREVLAAAGSGSRATAVKAFALHPLVDSVNVARRLTDGYLAVHPGLAYLT from the coding sequence GTGAGGCTGACGATTCTGGGCGGTGGCGGCTTCCGGGTACCGCTCGTGTACGGCGCGCTGCTGACCGACCGCGCCGAGGGCCGGGTCACCGAGGTCGTCCTGCACGACCTGGACCCCGGCCGGCTGCACGCGGTCTCCCGGGTCCTGGCCGAGCAGGCCGCCGAGCGCCCCGACGCGCCCCGGGTGACCACCACCACTGACCTCGACGAGGCCCTGCGCGGCGCCGACTTCGTCTTCTCCGCGATCCGCGTCGGCGGCCTCGCGGGCCGGGCGGACGACGAGCGGGTCGCGCTGGCCGAGGGCGTCCTCGGACAGGAGACGGTCGGCGCGGGCGGCATCGCCTACGGGCTGCGCACCGTGCCCGTCGCCACCGACATCGCCCGCCGCGTGGCCCGCCTCGCCCCCGACGCCTGGGTGATCAACTTCACCAATCCGGCCGGTCTGGTCACCGAGGCGATGTCCCGGTATCTCGGCGACCGGGTCATCGGCATCTGCGACTCCCCGGTCGGCCTCGGCCGGCGCGTCGCCCGCGTCCTCGGCGCCGACCCGAAGGACGCCTTCGTGGACTACGTCGGCCTCAACCACCTCGGCTGGGTCCGCGGCCTGCGCGTCGCCGGACGCGACGAACTGCCCCGGCTGCTCGCCGACCCCGCGCTGCTCGGCTCCTTCGAGGAGGGCAGGCTCTTCGGCCCCGACTGGCTGGCCTCGCTCGGCGCGATCCCCAACGAGTACCTGCACTACTACTACTTCAACCGCGAGACCGTCCGCGCCTACCAGGAGGCCGAACTGACCCGCGGCGCCTTTCTGCGCGACCAGCAGGCCCGCTTCTACGCGGAGGCCGGGCACCCGGACGTCTCCGCGCTCGACGCCTGGGACCGCACCCGCGCCGAGCGCGAGGCGACGTACATGGCGGAGAACCGGGAGACCGCGGGCGCCGGCGAACGCGAGGAGGAGGACCTCTCCGGCGGCTACGAGAAGGTGGCCCTCGCCCTGATGCGCGCCATCGCCCGCGACGCCCGTACGACCCTCATCCTCAACGTCCGCAACCAGGGCACCCTGCCGAGCCTGGACGCCGACGCGGTCATCGAGGTCCCCTGTCTGGTGGACGCCAACGGCGCCCACCCGCTGGCCACCGCCCCGCTGCCCGGCCACGCGGCGGGCCTGGTCGCCTCGGTCAAGGCGGTGGAACGCGAGGTGCTCGCCGCCGCCGGGTCCGGCTCCCGGGCCACCGCGGTCAAGGCGTTCGCCCTGCACCCCCTGGTCGACTCGGTGAACGTGGCGCGCCGGCTGACGGACGGTTACCTAGCGGTCCACCCGGGCCTGGCCTACCTCACGTAG
- a CDS encoding MerR family transcriptional regulator, with product MTPSSPAAVLSPAAAADRTGVSLDTLRYYEREGLIGPIRRSPGGRREYTEDDVFWIGLVTCFREAGLGIADLRGFVALLRAEQSPQDRVAFLRERRAALEERVTALRRAMAVLDEKIAYYG from the coding sequence ATGACCCCGAGCAGCCCGGCCGCGGTCCTCTCGCCCGCGGCCGCCGCCGACCGCACCGGCGTTTCCCTCGACACCCTGCGCTACTACGAGCGCGAGGGGCTCATCGGCCCGATCCGGCGCTCACCGGGCGGCCGCCGGGAGTACACCGAGGACGACGTCTTCTGGATCGGCCTGGTCACCTGCTTCCGGGAGGCCGGTCTCGGCATCGCGGACCTGCGCGGCTTCGTCGCCCTGCTGCGCGCCGAACAGTCCCCGCAGGACCGGGTCGCCTTCCTGCGCGAGCGCCGCGCCGCCCTGGAGGAACGGGTGACGGCGCTGCGCCGGGCCATGGCGGTGCTCGACGAGAAGATCGCCTACTACGGCTGA
- a CDS encoding aldo/keto reductase encodes MNTGRVHTTPPQIVLGTMDFGTRVDRERAFAVLDSFVAGGGRWLDTANCYSFWADPEGVGGASERVIGAWLRARPGVRDAVRIATKVRQNPLVPGSWPQSAEGLSAPAVRKGVEGSLRRLGTDHLDLLWAHAEDRAVDLAETAGAFGELVAGGVALRIGAANHAAWRVERARSLARERGVAPWTALQLRHSLLQPRPLTPVAEAGHRLLTAEDLDLAASEGLTVWSYSSLLWGSYTRPDKPLPPVYEHPGTRRVLAVLDAVADELAATRNQVVLAWLMRQGIDPIVGASRVHHVEEALAARQVRLGDEHMARFAAAR; translated from the coding sequence ATGAACACCGGCCGGGTGCACACCACCCCTCCCCAGATCGTCCTCGGCACCATGGACTTCGGAACCCGTGTCGACCGCGAGCGGGCCTTCGCGGTCCTCGACTCCTTCGTCGCGGGCGGTGGCCGCTGGCTCGACACCGCGAACTGCTACTCCTTCTGGGCCGACCCCGAGGGCGTCGGCGGCGCCAGCGAACGGGTCATCGGCGCCTGGCTCCGGGCCCGCCCGGGGGTCCGCGACGCGGTTCGGATCGCGACGAAGGTCCGGCAGAACCCGCTGGTGCCGGGCTCCTGGCCGCAGAGCGCGGAAGGACTCTCCGCACCCGCCGTCCGCAAGGGCGTCGAGGGGAGCCTGCGCCGCCTCGGCACCGATCACCTCGATCTGCTCTGGGCGCACGCCGAGGACCGGGCCGTGGACCTGGCGGAGACGGCCGGCGCCTTCGGTGAACTGGTCGCCGGGGGAGTCGCCCTGCGGATCGGGGCGGCCAACCACGCCGCCTGGCGCGTCGAACGCGCCCGCTCCCTCGCACGGGAGCGGGGCGTGGCCCCCTGGACGGCCCTGCAACTGCGCCACTCCCTCCTCCAGCCGCGCCCGCTCACCCCGGTGGCGGAGGCCGGCCACCGCCTGCTCACCGCCGAGGACCTGGACCTCGCGGCCTCGGAAGGGCTCACGGTGTGGTCGTACAGTTCGCTGCTGTGGGGCTCGTACACCCGCCCGGACAAGCCGCTGCCGCCCGTCTACGAACACCCCGGCACCCGGCGGGTCCTCGCGGTCCTGGACGCCGTCGCCGACGAGCTGGCGGCCACCCGGAACCAGGTCGTGCTCGCCTGGCTGATGCGGCAGGGGATCGATCCCATCGTCGGCGCGAGCCGGGTGCACCATGTCGAGGAGGCGCTCGCCGCACGCCAAGTGCGCCTCGGTGACGAGCACATGGCGCGCTTCGCGGCGGCGCGGTAG
- a CDS encoding AraC family transcriptional regulator has protein sequence MADTTPQGDGAAVGDGIRTLPFPTELAVGGVGMRIGRMGTDRGWRADIPLDRVHRIDFHVVLLFTDGPVRHMVDFTEYEAAAGDLLWIRPGQVHRFSRECVYRGTVLTMQPGFLPRATVEATGLYRYDLPPLLRPDAPRLEALRAALEQLRREYEDTTTLPPSLHAAVLRHGLTAFLLRLAHLAASSAPGSRQQSDSTFTLFREAVEHGFATNHSVSAYADALGYSRRTLVRAVRAATGETPKGFIDKRVVLEAKRLLAHTELPIGRVGAAVGFPDAANFSKFFQLHTGRTPVAFRAELR, from the coding sequence ATGGCTGACACAACGCCCCAAGGGGACGGCGCGGCGGTCGGTGACGGCATCAGAACCCTCCCCTTCCCGACCGAGCTGGCCGTCGGCGGTGTCGGCATGCGGATCGGCCGCATGGGGACCGACCGCGGCTGGCGGGCCGACATCCCGCTGGACCGCGTCCACCGCATCGACTTCCATGTCGTCCTGCTGTTCACCGACGGCCCCGTACGCCACATGGTGGACTTCACCGAGTACGAGGCCGCGGCCGGCGACCTGCTGTGGATACGCCCCGGACAGGTCCACCGCTTCTCCCGCGAGTGCGTGTACCGCGGAACCGTGCTGACCATGCAGCCCGGCTTCCTGCCGCGTGCCACCGTGGAGGCCACCGGCCTGTACCGCTACGACCTGCCGCCGCTGCTGCGCCCCGACGCGCCCCGGCTCGAAGCGCTCCGGGCGGCCCTGGAGCAGCTGCGCCGCGAGTACGAGGACACCACGACGCTCCCGCCGAGCCTGCACGCCGCCGTCCTGCGGCACGGACTGACCGCGTTCCTGCTGCGCCTCGCCCACCTCGCCGCCAGCTCGGCGCCCGGCTCGCGGCAGCAGTCGGACAGCACCTTCACCCTGTTCCGGGAGGCGGTCGAGCACGGCTTCGCCACCAATCACAGCGTCAGCGCCTATGCCGACGCCCTCGGTTACTCCCGCCGCACCCTGGTGCGCGCCGTCCGCGCCGCCACCGGCGAGACCCCCAAGGGCTTCATCGACAAACGCGTCGTCCTGGAGGCCAAACGGCTCCTCGCCCACACCGAACTGCCCATCGGCCGGGTCGGCGCGGCCGTCGGCTTCCCGGACGCGGCGAACTTCTCCAAGTTCTTCCAGCTGCACACCGGGAGAACGCCGGTGGCCTTCCGCGCCGAACTCCGTTAG
- the tkt gene encoding transketolase: protein MSTQTSGGFEWTDLDRRAVDTARLLAADAVQKVGNGHPGTAMSLAPAAYTIFQKVMRHDPADPEWTGRDRFVLSPGHTSLTLYTQLFLAGYELELDDLKAFRTQGSRTPGHPEYGHTAGVETTTGPLGQGAANAVGMAMAARYERGLFDPEAPAGTSPFDHTVWAIVSDGDLEEGVSAEASSLAGHQKLGNLVFLHDDNHISIEGDTATAFSEDVLKRYEAYGWHTQRVAPTADGDVDAPALYAALQAARNETGRPSIIALRTIIAWPAPNAQNTEASHGSALGAEEIAATKRLLGFDPERSFQVEDEVLRHARRALDRGAEAHAAWDKRIAEWRTAEPARAALFDRISRGELPAGWADSLPVFEEGKSVATRAASGKVLQSLGPVLPELWGGSADLAGSNNTDIDKSSSFLPEGNPLPSADPYGRTVHFGIREFSMAAEMNGIALHGNTRVYGGTFLVFSDYMRNAVRMSALMQLPVTYIWTHDSIGLGEDGPTHQPVEHLASLRAVPGLNVVRPADANETVIAWAEILKRHATSPAPHGLALTRQGVPVYAPNEDAAKGGYVLRESSTEVPEVIIIATGSEVRLAVAARELLEAEGTGTRVVSMPSVEWFEEQPRAWRERVLPPAVKARVAVEAGIGLTWYRYVGDAGRIVSLEHFGASAAAETLFTEFGFTPENVAATARESLAAARA from the coding sequence ATGAGCACGCAGACTTCCGGTGGCTTCGAGTGGACCGATCTCGACCGGCGGGCCGTGGACACCGCCCGGCTGCTGGCGGCCGACGCGGTGCAGAAGGTGGGCAACGGCCACCCGGGCACCGCGATGAGCCTGGCACCTGCCGCGTACACGATCTTTCAGAAGGTGATGCGTCACGACCCGGCGGACCCGGAGTGGACCGGTCGTGACCGCTTCGTCCTCTCCCCCGGCCACACCTCGCTGACCCTGTACACCCAGCTCTTCCTGGCCGGGTACGAGCTGGAGCTGGACGACCTGAAGGCGTTCCGCACCCAGGGCTCCCGGACTCCCGGCCACCCCGAGTACGGCCACACGGCGGGCGTGGAGACCACCACCGGACCGCTCGGCCAGGGCGCCGCCAACGCGGTGGGCATGGCGATGGCCGCCCGCTACGAGCGCGGCCTGTTCGACCCCGAGGCTCCCGCGGGCACCTCCCCCTTCGACCACACCGTCTGGGCGATCGTCTCCGACGGCGACCTGGAGGAGGGCGTCAGTGCCGAGGCGTCCTCGCTCGCCGGCCACCAGAAGCTCGGCAACCTGGTCTTCCTCCACGACGACAACCACATCTCCATCGAGGGCGACACCGCGACCGCCTTCTCCGAGGACGTCCTGAAGCGGTACGAGGCGTACGGCTGGCACACCCAGCGCGTGGCGCCCACCGCCGACGGCGACGTGGACGCGCCCGCCCTGTACGCGGCCCTCCAGGCGGCGCGGAACGAGACCGGGCGGCCCTCGATCATCGCGCTGCGCACGATCATCGCCTGGCCCGCCCCGAATGCCCAGAACACCGAGGCGTCCCACGGCTCGGCGCTGGGCGCGGAGGAGATCGCGGCCACCAAGCGCCTGCTCGGCTTCGACCCGGAGCGGTCCTTCCAGGTGGAGGACGAGGTCCTGAGGCACGCCCGGCGGGCCCTGGACCGGGGCGCCGAGGCGCACGCGGCCTGGGACAAGCGGATCGCCGAGTGGCGCACCGCCGAGCCGGCCCGCGCCGCCCTGTTCGACCGGATCAGCCGGGGCGAGCTGCCCGCGGGCTGGGCGGACAGCCTGCCGGTGTTCGAGGAGGGCAAGTCGGTCGCCACCCGCGCCGCCTCGGGCAAGGTGCTCCAGTCGCTGGGCCCGGTGCTGCCGGAGCTGTGGGGCGGCTCCGCCGACCTCGCCGGTTCGAACAACACCGACATCGACAAGTCCAGCTCGTTCCTCCCCGAGGGAAACCCGCTGCCGAGCGCCGACCCCTATGGTCGTACCGTCCACTTCGGTATCCGCGAGTTCTCCATGGCGGCGGAGATGAACGGCATCGCCCTGCACGGCAACACCCGCGTCTACGGCGGCACCTTCCTGGTGTTCTCCGACTACATGCGCAACGCGGTGCGGATGTCCGCGCTGATGCAGCTGCCGGTGACCTACATCTGGACGCACGACTCCATCGGCCTCGGCGAGGACGGCCCGACCCATCAGCCCGTCGAGCACCTGGCCTCGCTGCGGGCCGTCCCCGGGCTGAACGTCGTCCGCCCGGCGGACGCCAACGAGACCGTGATCGCCTGGGCCGAGATCCTGAAGAGGCACGCCACCAGCCCTGCCCCGCACGGGCTCGCGCTCACCCGCCAGGGCGTGCCGGTGTACGCGCCGAACGAGGACGCGGCCAAGGGCGGCTATGTGCTGCGCGAGTCCTCGACGGAGGTCCCGGAGGTGATCATCATCGCGACGGGCTCCGAGGTGCGGCTCGCCGTGGCCGCGCGTGAGCTGCTGGAGGCCGAGGGCACCGGCACCCGGGTGGTCTCGATGCCGTCCGTGGAGTGGTTCGAGGAGCAGCCGCGCGCCTGGCGCGAGCGGGTGCTGCCGCCGGCCGTGAAGGCCCGGGTGGCGGTGGAGGCCGGCATCGGGCTGACCTGGTACCGCTATGTGGGCGACGCGGGCCGGATCGTCTCCCTGGAGCACTTCGGCGCCTCCGCCGCCGCCGAGACCTTGTTCACCGAGTTCGGCTTCACCCCCGAGAACGTCGCCGCGACGGCCCGCGAGTCGCTCGCCGCCGCGCGCGCCTGA
- the tal gene encoding transaldolase has product MITVTEAIATPGALKRLADEGVSIWLDDLSRKRITSGSLAELVASGSAVGVTTNPSIFQAAIGSGEGYEEQLTDLAVREVTVDEAVRMMTTADVRDAADVLDAVYRATDGRDGRVSIEVDPRLAHDTRATVAEAKQLFWLVNRPNVMIKIPATKAGLPAITEVVGLGISVNVTLIFSLERYREVMAAYLAGLEKARERGIDLSGIHSVASFFVSRVDSEIDKRLTALGTDEALALKGRAALANARLAYEAYEEVFASDRWPALAGDRANKQRPLWASTGVKDPAYKDTLYVDDLVAPGTVNTMPEATLNAVADHGGITGDTVTGGYAQARADLGAIERLGISYDEVVQQLEDEGVAKFETAWQDLLDAVAKSLESKGVDAR; this is encoded by the coding sequence ATGATCACTGTGACCGAAGCAATCGCGACCCCGGGAGCCCTCAAGCGCCTTGCCGACGAGGGTGTGTCCATCTGGCTGGACGACCTGTCGCGCAAGCGGATCACCTCGGGCAGCCTCGCCGAGCTGGTGGCGAGCGGCAGCGCCGTCGGTGTCACCACCAACCCGTCGATCTTCCAGGCGGCCATAGGCTCCGGCGAGGGGTACGAGGAGCAGCTCACCGATCTGGCCGTACGCGAGGTGACCGTGGACGAGGCCGTGCGGATGATGACCACCGCCGACGTCCGGGACGCCGCCGACGTCCTGGACGCCGTGTACCGGGCGACCGACGGCCGCGACGGCCGGGTCTCCATCGAGGTGGACCCCCGCCTCGCGCACGACACCAGGGCGACCGTCGCCGAGGCGAAGCAGCTGTTCTGGCTGGTGAACCGCCCCAACGTGATGATCAAGATCCCGGCGACGAAGGCGGGCCTGCCGGCGATCACCGAGGTCGTGGGGCTCGGCATCAGCGTCAATGTGACCCTGATCTTCTCCCTGGAGCGCTACCGCGAGGTCATGGCCGCCTACCTGGCCGGCCTGGAGAAGGCCCGCGAGCGCGGCATCGACCTGTCGGGCATCCACTCCGTGGCGTCCTTCTTCGTCTCCCGGGTGGACTCCGAGATCGACAAGCGGCTGACCGCGCTGGGCACCGACGAGGCCCTCGCGCTCAAGGGCCGCGCGGCCCTCGCCAACGCGCGACTGGCCTACGAGGCGTACGAGGAGGTCTTCGCCTCGGACCGCTGGCCGGCGCTCGCCGGTGACAGGGCGAACAAGCAGCGTCCGCTGTGGGCGTCCACCGGTGTGAAGGATCCCGCGTACAAGGACACCCTGTATGTGGACGACCTCGTCGCGCCGGGCACGGTCAACACCATGCCGGAGGCCACCTTGAACGCCGTCGCCGACCACGGCGGGATCACCGGCGACACGGTGACCGGCGGCTACGCGCAGGCCCGTGCCGACCTCGGCGCGATCGAGCGGCTCGGCATCTCGTACGACGAGGTCGTCCAGCAGCTGGAGGACGAGGGCGTCGCCAAGTTCGAGACGGCCTGGCAGGACCTGCTGGACGCGGTGGCGAAGTCCCTGGAGAGCAAGGGAGTTGACGCGCGATGA
- the zwf gene encoding glucose-6-phosphate dehydrogenase, protein MTEKASPAPAPAEVRGPDIPAADWVNPLRDTRDRRLPRIAGPSGLVIFGVTGDLSRKKLMPAVYDLANRGLLPPGFSLVGFARREWEDQDFAQVVHDSVREHSRTPFREEVWQQLAEGMRFIPGDFDDDTAFKQLKDAVEELDASRGTGGNFAFYLSVPPKFFPKVVQQLKKHGLASPPEGSWRRAVIEKPFGHDLASARELNALVHDVFEPDQVFRIDHYLGKETVQNILALRFANQMYEPIWNRSYVDHVQITMAEDIGIGGRAGYYDGIGAARDVIQNHLLQLMALTAMEEPIAFDAEALLTEKLKVLKSVRLPDDLGDHTVRAQYASGWQGGEKVVGYVEEDGIDPQSKTDTFAAVKIGIDNRRWAGVPFYLRTGKRLGRRVTEIAVVFKRAPHSPFDSTATEELGQNAIVIRVQPDEGMTVRFGSKVPGTSMEIRDVSMDFAYGESFTESSPEAYERLILDVLLGDANLFPRHQEVEESWKILDPIEQYWTAHGRPAQYASGSWGPREADEMLARDGRSWRRP, encoded by the coding sequence ATGACCGAAAAAGCGAGCCCTGCCCCGGCGCCCGCGGAGGTGCGGGGGCCCGACATCCCGGCCGCCGACTGGGTGAACCCGCTGCGGGACACCCGGGACCGCCGCCTCCCGCGCATCGCGGGTCCCTCGGGCCTGGTCATCTTCGGAGTGACCGGTGACCTGTCCCGCAAGAAGCTGATGCCGGCCGTGTACGACCTGGCCAACCGCGGTCTGCTGCCGCCGGGCTTCTCCCTGGTGGGCTTCGCCCGCCGCGAGTGGGAGGACCAGGACTTCGCGCAGGTCGTCCACGACTCGGTGCGCGAGCACTCGCGCACCCCGTTCCGCGAGGAGGTGTGGCAGCAGCTCGCCGAGGGCATGCGCTTCATCCCCGGCGACTTCGACGACGACACCGCGTTCAAGCAGCTCAAGGACGCCGTGGAGGAGCTGGACGCCTCCCGCGGCACCGGCGGCAACTTCGCGTTCTATCTCTCGGTGCCGCCGAAGTTCTTCCCGAAGGTCGTGCAGCAGCTGAAGAAGCACGGCCTGGCGAGCCCGCCCGAGGGCTCCTGGCGGCGCGCGGTCATCGAGAAGCCGTTCGGCCACGACCTGGCCAGCGCCCGTGAGCTGAACGCGCTGGTGCACGACGTGTTCGAGCCGGACCAGGTGTTCCGCATCGACCACTACCTGGGCAAGGAGACGGTCCAGAACATCCTGGCGCTGCGCTTCGCCAACCAGATGTACGAGCCGATCTGGAACCGCAGTTACGTCGACCACGTGCAGATCACGATGGCCGAGGACATCGGCATCGGCGGCCGGGCCGGCTACTACGACGGCATCGGCGCCGCCCGTGACGTCATCCAGAACCACCTGCTCCAGCTGATGGCGCTCACCGCCATGGAGGAGCCCATCGCGTTCGACGCGGAGGCGCTGCTCACCGAGAAACTGAAGGTGCTCAAGTCGGTACGGCTCCCGGACGACCTGGGCGACCACACCGTGCGGGCGCAGTACGCGAGCGGCTGGCAGGGCGGCGAGAAGGTCGTCGGCTACGTCGAAGAGGACGGCATCGACCCCCAGTCGAAGACCGACACCTTCGCCGCGGTCAAGATCGGCATCGACAACCGGCGCTGGGCGGGCGTGCCGTTCTATCTGCGCACCGGCAAGCGGCTCGGCCGCCGGGTGACGGAGATCGCGGTGGTCTTCAAGCGGGCCCCGCACTCCCCGTTCGACTCCACGGCGACGGAGGAGCTGGGCCAGAACGCGATCGTGATCCGCGTCCAGCCGGACGAGGGCATGACGGTCCGTTTCGGCTCCAAGGTGCCGGGCACCTCGATGGAGATCCGGGACGTGTCCATGGACTTCGCCTACGGCGAGTCGTTCACGGAGTCCAGCCCGGAGGCGTACGAGCGGCTCATCCTGGACGTGCTCCTGGGCGACGCCAACCTGTTCCCGCGTCACCAGGAAGTGGAAGAGTCCTGGAAGATCCTCGACCCGATCGAGCAGTACTGGACGGCGCACGGCCGTCCGGCACAGTACGCGTCGGGCAGCTGGGGACCGCGGGAAGCCGACGAGATGCTCGCACGAGACGGACGGAGCTGGCGCAGGCCATGA